The following are encoded in a window of Acidobacteriota bacterium genomic DNA:
- a CDS encoding thiamine pyrophosphate-dependent dehydrogenase E1 component subunit alpha → MVRIRAFETRVSEVAEAKEVEGYLHTYSGQEAVACGVIPLLREDDWFTSTYRNHGHAIARDIPLDAIAGEIYGKTTGVCGGKGGSMHVADQSRGMIGGMGIVAGGLPIATGAALASRYLGRDSVAVAFFGDGAVHQGAWHEALDFAALFGCPVVFVCENNLYAETTAVDYHLLAGSVAAMTAPYGIPSVQVDGMDVFAVREATQEAFARARNGDGPSLIEAMTYRYGGQYEGDTQTYKPPKEVAWWRTQDPLLRFRAAVADQLDTAELDSIETSVAAEVVAAFTAAQDAPWPDLSELTTDVYTPVA, encoded by the coding sequence CATACGTACTCGGGGCAGGAAGCAGTCGCGTGCGGCGTGATCCCATTGCTGCGCGAGGACGACTGGTTCACTTCAACATATCGGAATCACGGTCATGCGATTGCTCGCGACATCCCACTCGACGCTATTGCGGGTGAGATCTACGGCAAAACAACCGGCGTGTGCGGCGGCAAGGGCGGCTCGATGCACGTCGCGGATCAATCACGCGGAATGATCGGCGGCATGGGAATCGTGGCAGGCGGCCTTCCTATTGCGACCGGGGCTGCGCTTGCGTCGCGATACCTCGGTAGAGACTCCGTCGCAGTCGCGTTCTTTGGTGACGGTGCGGTACACCAGGGTGCGTGGCACGAGGCACTCGACTTCGCTGCGTTGTTCGGTTGTCCCGTCGTGTTCGTGTGCGAGAACAATCTTTATGCAGAGACGACCGCGGTTGACTACCACCTCCTGGCGGGCTCGGTTGCGGCCATGACTGCCCCGTACGGCATCCCGTCAGTACAGGTAGATGGCATGGATGTGTTTGCGGTGCGAGAAGCAACGCAAGAAGCGTTTGCACGAGCACGCAATGGCGACGGCCCGAGCTTGATCGAGGCGATGACCTACCGCTATGGAGGCCAGTACGAGGGCGACACACAAACCTACAAACCTCCCAAGGAGGTTGCCTGGTGGAGGACGCAAGACCCCCTGCTTCGGTTTCGCGCGGCAGTTGCAGATCAGCTTGATACCGCGGAACTCGACAGTATCGAAACGTCGGTAGCAGCCGAAGTGGTCGCCGCGTTCACGGCGGCCCAGGATGCTCCGTGGCCCGACCTCTCAGAACTGACGACCGACGTATACACGCCGGTCGCGTAG
- a CDS encoding alpha-ketoacid dehydrogenase subunit beta, translating into MTRTLNIKDAINEALRQEMTADDRIILMGEDIAGGAGRDEAYPEAADAWGGPFGVTQGLLPLFGRRRVMDTAIAETGFVGAAIGAAIVGLRPIVEIMYVDFIGTSFDQLLNHAAKLRYVYGGKVSVPMVVRTVAGAGFRAAAEHSQTLYSIYTHIPGLKVVAPATAEDAKGLLISAIRDPDPVIFIEHKRLYMVEGPVPEESYAIPLGVAKIVREGSDVTIVGVQKMVHTALDAAELLSREGIEAEVIDPRTYSPLDTDTILGSVEKTGRLVVVDESHPRCSLATDIAALAADRVFSSLRSPIRMVTGAHTPIPFSPPLEDAFIPSAARIVEAVHSQLESV; encoded by the coding sequence ATGACTCGAACTCTCAACATCAAGGACGCCATCAACGAAGCCCTCCGTCAGGAGATGACCGCAGACGACCGAATCATCCTCATGGGAGAGGACATTGCAGGCGGAGCCGGCAGGGACGAAGCGTATCCCGAGGCCGCTGACGCCTGGGGCGGGCCCTTTGGGGTAACGCAGGGTCTCCTTCCGTTGTTTGGCCGCCGCCGCGTAATGGACACTGCCATTGCCGAGACCGGGTTTGTTGGCGCAGCTATCGGTGCTGCCATCGTCGGCCTGCGACCGATCGTCGAGATCATGTACGTCGACTTCATCGGTACGTCGTTCGACCAGCTTCTCAACCATGCCGCCAAGCTGCGGTATGTCTACGGCGGCAAAGTCTCCGTTCCAATGGTGGTGCGAACCGTTGCAGGCGCCGGCTTCCGGGCAGCGGCAGAGCACTCACAGACGCTGTACTCGATCTATACCCACATCCCGGGTCTCAAGGTGGTTGCCCCCGCAACAGCCGAGGACGCAAAAGGTCTCCTCATCAGCGCCATTCGGGACCCCGACCCGGTGATTTTTATCGAGCACAAACGCCTTTACATGGTCGAGGGTCCTGTGCCTGAGGAGTCATATGCGATCCCCTTGGGGGTGGCCAAGATCGTCCGTGAGGGGAGTGATGTCACGATCGTCGGTGTTCAGAAGATGGTCCACACTGCGTTAGACGCGGCGGAACTGCTGTCACGCGAGGGGATCGAGGCCGAGGTCATTGACCCCCGAACCTATTCTCCGCTTGATACGGACACCATCCTCGGATCGGTAGAAAAGACTGGCCGGTTGGTCGTGGTAGACGAGTCGCACCCGCGATGCTCGCTCGCAACGGACATCGCCGCGCTCGCCGCGGACCGTGTCTTCTCGTCGTTGCGGAGCCCGATACGCATGGTGACGGGCGCCCACACGCCGATCCCGTTCAGCCCGCCGCTCGAAGACGCCTTCATTCCAAGCGCTGCCCGCATAGTCGAAGCGGTCCACAGCCAGCTCGAGTCCGTGTAG
- a CDS encoding LLM class F420-dependent oxidoreductase translates to MRLGLNIGYWGSGQTTPLELVIEAEKLGYDVVWAAEAWGSDVVTVLTWIAARTEKIKVGAGVMQIPARTPAMTAMTAVTLNELSGGRFELGLGVSGPQVVEGWHGLAYGKPLGKTREYVEILRKIFARDEPVTHDGMHYAIPYQGDDATGLGKPLRLITHPTHDVPILIASIGPKNVELTAEIADGWLPIFYSPMQAPKVYQPLLDTGFEKSGDPNKSSTFDIAPSLSVVITDDLEAGRRQMKPMAALYIGGMGAKGRNFYNTLACRYGYEEAAEKIQDLYLAGNKMAATEAVPDDLVEQINLIGPRKKVAEEIEIWKAAGVTTMNVAATDIATLRTLAELVL, encoded by the coding sequence ATGCGTCTTGGATTGAACATTGGGTACTGGGGGTCGGGACAGACCACGCCGTTGGAGTTGGTGATCGAGGCTGAGAAGCTCGGCTACGACGTTGTGTGGGCTGCTGAAGCATGGGGTTCGGACGTTGTCACTGTCTTGACGTGGATCGCCGCACGGACAGAGAAGATAAAGGTCGGCGCGGGAGTCATGCAGATCCCAGCTCGGACCCCTGCGATGACTGCCATGACAGCGGTCACCCTCAATGAACTCTCCGGCGGTCGTTTTGAGCTAGGCCTTGGGGTGAGCGGACCGCAGGTTGTCGAGGGATGGCACGGTCTCGCCTATGGGAAGCCGCTTGGCAAAACGCGCGAATACGTTGAGATCCTCCGCAAAATCTTTGCCCGCGATGAACCCGTCACCCACGACGGAATGCACTACGCGATCCCCTACCAGGGCGACGACGCAACGGGGCTTGGCAAGCCATTGCGTCTCATCACCCACCCGACACACGACGTCCCGATCCTGATCGCTTCGATTGGACCAAAGAATGTCGAGCTAACTGCAGAGATCGCAGACGGTTGGCTACCCATCTTCTACTCCCCCATGCAAGCACCTAAGGTGTACCAACCGTTGCTCGATACCGGATTCGAGAAGTCTGGTGACCCGAACAAGAGCTCCACCTTCGACATCGCACCCAGCCTGTCCGTCGTCATCACCGACGACCTCGAAGCAGGCCGCCGCCAGATGAAACCGATGGCCGCTCTCTACATCGGGGGAATGGGGGCCAAGGGACGGAACTTCTACAACACACTTGCCTGCCGTTACGGATACGAAGAGGCCGCCGAGAAGATCCAGGATCTCTATCTTGCAGGTAACAAGATGGCTGCCACGGAGGCGGTCCCCGATGACCTCGTCGAGCAGATCAATCTCATCGGGCCGCGCAAGAAGGTCGCCGAGGAGATCGAAATCTGGAAGGCAGCCGGCGTAACAACCATGAACGTCGCCGCCACCGACATCGCAACTTTGCGAACCCTCGCCGAGCTGGTGCTCTGA
- a CDS encoding NYN domain-containing protein: MKRFWVRHARVFTDVVEVARTAVRDIDWDDLPSALRPVAKYSGGTLPPPLAGALLDTLVTNDWFRAKVADVDGAGNGAVQAFLVQDPGWWEVVVERVLQASAFAGSADSKSLSAELVTVQSKLSEAKRRIASLRADLEVAATAHRTDEQVESLQHRSNNLERRLAESDEARAKAAAERDVATVIAETSRGERDDARAQARELRTELADLRRALGSGGVERNRTDPVLFARELDALVAMGVGVEPVRHTTDDSPDQLDRKPELSLPPGIRPDDSAAVVWLLANGDSASWIIDGYNLSFALGKAMDNPARARRELRQGLTRLSRKAAPTSSVVVVYDSAVQGDRDVISGKMFDVVFAPAHQTADDAIVERSGADRVIVVSNDRDVRERSEARGALAIWSDAVVAWLR, translated from the coding sequence ATGAAGCGATTCTGGGTACGTCATGCGCGGGTGTTTACGGACGTCGTTGAGGTCGCCCGCACCGCGGTTCGTGATATCGACTGGGACGACCTGCCAAGCGCCCTGCGCCCGGTTGCAAAGTACAGCGGCGGCACACTCCCGCCGCCCCTCGCCGGTGCCCTGCTGGACACCCTCGTCACGAACGATTGGTTTCGCGCCAAGGTTGCCGACGTTGACGGGGCCGGCAACGGCGCAGTGCAGGCCTTTCTTGTGCAGGACCCCGGGTGGTGGGAGGTCGTCGTCGAACGTGTTCTTCAGGCGAGTGCGTTCGCTGGTTCTGCCGACTCCAAATCGTTGAGTGCCGAACTTGTTACGGTGCAGAGCAAGCTTTCCGAAGCAAAACGGCGGATTGCCAGTCTCAGGGCCGATCTCGAAGTAGCCGCAACGGCCCATCGCACGGACGAACAGGTCGAATCCCTGCAACATCGAAGCAACAACCTCGAGCGACGCCTCGCTGAGAGCGACGAAGCTCGTGCGAAAGCCGCAGCCGAACGGGACGTCGCGACAGTCATAGCGGAGACGTCGCGCGGCGAACGAGACGACGCCCGAGCGCAGGCCCGAGAATTAAGAACCGAGCTGGCCGATCTCCGTCGTGCCCTTGGCAGCGGAGGCGTCGAAAGAAACCGTACAGACCCCGTGCTCTTTGCACGCGAGCTCGATGCCCTCGTTGCAATGGGTGTCGGCGTTGAGCCTGTGCGGCACACGACCGATGATTCGCCCGATCAGCTTGATCGCAAACCGGAGCTTTCGTTGCCGCCCGGGATAAGACCCGACGACTCGGCGGCCGTTGTGTGGCTCTTGGCAAACGGCGACTCGGCTAGCTGGATCATCGATGGGTACAACCTGTCGTTTGCGCTCGGCAAAGCAATGGACAACCCGGCGCGGGCACGGCGCGAACTGAGGCAAGGCCTCACTCGGTTGAGCAGGAAGGCCGCTCCCACGTCCTCGGTAGTGGTGGTATACGACTCGGCAGTGCAGGGAGATCGAGACGTCATATCCGGGAAGATGTTCGATGTGGTGTTCGCCCCGGCGCATCAGACCGCTGACGATGCGATCGTGGAGCGCTCGGGCGCTGACCGCGTGATCGTTGTATCGAACGATCGCGATGTCCGAGAAAGAAGTGAAGCCAGGGGAGCGCTTGCCATCTGGTCAGACGCCGTCGTTGCCTGGCTTCGATAA
- a CDS encoding acetolactate synthase large subunit gives MSEQLTGAQALIRSLELEGVEVVFGIPGGAILPAYDPLLDSPIRHVLARHEQGAGHMASGYAHASGKVGVTIATSGPGATNLVTPLADAYADSIPVVAITGQVATTSIGSDAFQEAHTWGITAPCTKHNYLVTNVNDIPNVIREAFHLASTGRPGPVLVDLPKDLLVATMEWTGRGEIDLPGYKPRSEGNHKQIVAAIKLLLESERPVFYAGGGLIRAAASAEAHAFARAANLPVVTTLMGRGAIPDSYEKHLGMPGMHGTYAATIAMQEADLLFTIGARFDDRVTGKVSAFAPHAKVVHVDVDPAEIGKVRNAEVPVVGDAKAVLNQLIVEHAKQLDGAAAPTYQPWIDTILGWRSEHPLAFDQNPDGPILPQYFISELSNRVSDHAIVVAGVGQHQMWASQFWHFERPNTWINSGGLGTMGYAVPAAVGAQAAMPDTTVWVIDGDGCFQMTSQELITAAIEGLPVKIAIMNNGSLGMVKQWQSLFYNGRLSSVDLSGGIPDFVMLAEAMGCAGLRVDHPSEVPAIIEKAIGITDKPVVIDVVCDPDEMVFPMVPAGGSNSDLVLNIEGLQ, from the coding sequence ATGAGCGAACAACTCACCGGGGCGCAGGCCCTCATACGATCACTCGAACTTGAAGGTGTCGAGGTCGTCTTCGGGATACCCGGCGGTGCGATCCTGCCCGCATACGACCCGTTGTTGGACTCACCGATCCGCCACGTCCTTGCGCGGCACGAACAGGGAGCCGGGCATATGGCGTCTGGTTACGCCCACGCCTCTGGCAAAGTCGGGGTGACCATTGCAACGTCTGGCCCGGGTGCCACGAACCTCGTCACGCCACTCGCTGACGCCTACGCCGATTCGATACCCGTGGTCGCAATCACCGGCCAGGTGGCAACAACATCGATCGGGTCCGACGCCTTCCAGGAAGCCCACACCTGGGGGATCACAGCGCCGTGTACAAAACACAACTACCTGGTCACCAACGTCAACGACATCCCAAACGTCATCCGCGAGGCTTTCCACCTGGCATCTACGGGTAGACCTGGTCCGGTGCTTGTTGACCTCCCAAAAGACTTGCTCGTCGCCACCATGGAGTGGACCGGCAGAGGAGAGATCGATCTCCCTGGGTACAAGCCGCGCAGCGAAGGAAACCACAAGCAGATCGTTGCGGCGATCAAGCTGCTCCTCGAGTCAGAACGTCCGGTGTTTTATGCGGGCGGTGGGTTGATTCGCGCCGCGGCGTCAGCAGAAGCACATGCGTTTGCGAGGGCAGCCAACCTCCCAGTGGTGACCACACTCATGGGCCGCGGCGCCATCCCTGATTCATATGAGAAACATCTCGGAATGCCGGGCATGCACGGCACCTACGCCGCGACGATTGCCATGCAAGAGGCCGATCTGCTGTTCACTATCGGGGCACGGTTTGACGACCGCGTCACCGGCAAGGTCTCGGCGTTTGCGCCGCACGCAAAGGTTGTCCACGTCGATGTCGACCCGGCAGAAATCGGCAAGGTTCGTAACGCCGAGGTCCCGGTCGTTGGCGACGCCAAGGCGGTTTTGAACCAGCTCATTGTAGAACATGCCAAGCAGCTTGACGGTGCCGCAGCGCCAACGTACCAACCGTGGATCGACACAATTCTCGGCTGGCGGTCGGAACACCCGCTCGCCTTCGATCAGAACCCCGATGGCCCGATCCTCCCGCAATACTTCATCAGCGAACTCTCGAACCGGGTCAGTGACCACGCCATCGTGGTTGCGGGAGTCGGACAACACCAGATGTGGGCGTCACAGTTTTGGCACTTCGAGCGGCCGAATACATGGATCAACTCGGGCGGACTCGGAACGATGGGGTACGCAGTCCCGGCGGCTGTCGGTGCACAGGCAGCAATGCCAGACACCACGGTTTGGGTCATTGATGGCGACGGATGTTTCCAGATGACGAGCCAAGAGCTCATCACAGCCGCCATCGAGGGTCTGCCGGTCAAAATCGCCATAATGAACAACGGGTCCCTCGGGATGGTGAAGCAGTGGCAAAGCCTTTTTTACAACGGACGCCTCTCGTCAGTTGACCTCTCTGGCGGTATCCCAGACTTTGTGATGCTCGCGGAAGCTATGGGCTGCGCGGGATTGCGGGTCGACCATCCATCGGAAGTGCCCGCAATCATCGAAAAAGCAATCGGCATCACCGACAAACCCGTCGTCATCGACGTCGTGTGTGACCCCGACGAGATGGTTTTTCCGATGGTGCCGGCCGGCGGGTCGAACAGCGACCTCGTGCTGAACATTGAAGGTTTGCAGTGA
- the ilvN gene encoding acetolactate synthase small subunit: protein MSHVISVLVENKPGVLARVATMFARRGFNIHSLTVGPTAEEGMSRMTVVVDAPAVEQITKQLYKLINTVKVTEFAPGQAVERELMLVKVNVDPKRRSEVLNAAAVFDASAVDVGSASLMFQVAGTPETLADFLEMMRPYGVAALVKSGRIALAKNSKSKAAARA, encoded by the coding sequence GTGAGCCACGTCATCAGTGTCCTCGTCGAGAACAAACCCGGCGTTCTCGCCAGGGTCGCCACCATGTTTGCCCGTCGTGGATTCAACATTCATTCGCTAACAGTCGGACCAACGGCCGAAGAGGGCATGTCACGCATGACTGTGGTGGTCGACGCTCCCGCGGTCGAACAGATCACCAAGCAGCTTTACAAGCTGATCAACACGGTGAAGGTCACAGAATTCGCTCCGGGCCAAGCGGTCGAACGAGAACTCATGCTTGTCAAAGTCAACGTCGATCCCAAACGTCGCTCGGAGGTGCTCAACGCCGCCGCCGTGTTCGACGCATCGGCTGTGGACGTCGGGTCGGCGTCGCTGATGTTTCAGGTCGCGGGCACACCTGAGACCCTTGCAGATTTCCTCGAGATGATGCGACCCTATGGTGTCGCAGCGCTGGTGAAATCGGGACGCATTGCACTAGCCAAGAACTCGAAATCGAAAGCGGCCGCCAGGGCTTAG
- the ilvC gene encoding ketol-acid reductoisomerase codes for MTHMYYEKDANPALIANRRVAVIGFGSQGHAHALNLKDSGVDVMVGLREESARRDLVAANGLKVTTPAEAADWADLTMVLVPDQHQAKLYVESIAPTLRSGDALFFAHGFNIHFGYIKPPEGVDVAMVAPKGPGHLVRRQYQENSGVPALIAVHQDASGSAKDLALSYAHGIGGTRAGVIETTFKDETETDLFGEQVILCGGIDELIRAAFETLTDAGYAPEMAYFEVLHELKLIVDLLWEGGITWMRYSVSDTAEYGDVTRGPRIVTEETRATMRTILSEIQSGEFAREWMAENEAGAPNLLAARRAVAEHPIEAIGKQLRAMMPFLVEKSPENEGI; via the coding sequence ATGACACATATGTACTACGAGAAGGACGCCAACCCGGCGCTGATCGCCAACCGCAGAGTTGCCGTGATCGGTTTTGGCAGCCAGGGCCACGCCCATGCCCTCAACCTCAAGGACTCCGGCGTCGATGTGATGGTCGGTCTGCGCGAGGAATCGGCACGCCGCGACCTCGTGGCCGCCAACGGTCTCAAGGTGACAACACCAGCGGAGGCTGCCGACTGGGCTGACCTCACCATGGTTCTGGTGCCCGATCAGCACCAGGCCAAGCTGTACGTCGAGTCCATTGCCCCAACTCTGCGGAGTGGCGACGCACTGTTTTTTGCCCACGGCTTCAACATCCACTTCGGATACATCAAACCACCCGAGGGTGTTGACGTTGCAATGGTCGCACCAAAAGGGCCCGGCCATCTCGTCCGTCGCCAGTACCAAGAGAACAGCGGCGTGCCGGCGTTGATTGCAGTGCACCAGGACGCATCCGGTTCAGCAAAGGATCTGGCACTGTCGTACGCCCACGGCATCGGAGGCACCCGCGCCGGTGTCATCGAAACGACGTTCAAGGATGAAACCGAAACGGACCTGTTTGGGGAGCAGGTCATCCTCTGCGGTGGCATCGACGAGTTGATCCGAGCCGCGTTTGAGACACTCACCGATGCAGGGTACGCACCTGAAATGGCGTATTTCGAGGTACTCCATGAGCTCAAGCTCATCGTCGATCTTCTCTGGGAAGGCGGCATCACGTGGATGAGGTATTCCGTGTCTGACACCGCCGAATACGGCGACGTCACACGAGGACCGCGCATTGTCACCGAAGAGACACGTGCCACGATGCGCACGATCCTGAGCGAGATCCAATCCGGCGAGTTTGCCCGCGAATGGATGGCTGAGAACGAGGCCGGGGCACCAAATCTTCTTGCTGCCCGACGTGCTGTTGCAGAACATCCGATTGAAGCCATCGGGAAGCAACTTCGTGCAATGATGCCTTTCCTGGTCGAGAAAAGCCCAGAGAACGAGGGTATCTAG
- a CDS encoding 2-isopropylmalate synthase → MTDRLIILDTTLRDGEQAPGIALSPDDKVAIAHQLARLQVDVIEAGFAASSPGDFLSVSRIAAEVRGPVIACLARTMSDDIDQAADALRPADRSRIHVFISTSQIHMEQMLRMDKQQVLKAIVESVTRAKGYCEDVEFSPQDATRTDPDFVIETCRVAVAAGATTINIPDTVGYAMPEQFAALMTRVFEEVRQGNEDVILSTHCHNDLGLAVANSLAAIEAGARQIEGAINGIGERAGNTSTEEIIMAVKTRQDYFNVEIGANTTEIVETSRMVARLTGYPVQYNKAVVGRNAFAHESGIHQHGVLRHRETYEIMDPASVGHRSVLVLGKHSGRAAFADALNKMDISLDDEAFARAFKRFKELADRKGEISEKGLRAIINTQAAVPRGEITLIGIQVSGGHDQTPKASVTVAQGGVEDTFAGEGDGMINATFVALQDAFGVAATLLDYRVSPVTPGADAIAEVNVILQVGSSTFSGRGVSTDVVEGSALAFVAALNKTLTEDEVAE, encoded by the coding sequence ATGACCGACAGACTCATCATTCTCGACACCACCCTGAGGGATGGAGAACAGGCCCCGGGCATAGCGCTCTCTCCCGACGACAAGGTGGCCATTGCTCACCAGCTCGCAAGACTCCAAGTAGACGTCATCGAGGCGGGTTTTGCCGCCTCATCACCTGGCGACTTCCTGTCGGTGTCACGAATCGCAGCCGAAGTCAGGGGTCCGGTCATTGCGTGTCTTGCTCGCACAATGTCCGATGACATCGACCAGGCGGCCGACGCTCTGCGCCCAGCGGACCGATCGCGCATCCATGTGTTCATCTCGACCTCGCAGATCCATATGGAACAGATGTTGCGCATGGACAAGCAACAAGTACTCAAGGCGATCGTGGAGAGTGTTACGCGTGCCAAGGGATACTGCGAGGACGTCGAGTTCTCGCCACAGGACGCAACCCGTACCGACCCTGATTTTGTGATCGAGACGTGCCGTGTTGCCGTCGCGGCCGGCGCAACAACAATCAACATCCCCGACACGGTCGGGTACGCAATGCCAGAGCAGTTCGCCGCTCTGATGACCAGGGTATTCGAGGAAGTCAGACAGGGCAACGAGGACGTGATCCTGTCGACACACTGCCACAACGACCTCGGACTTGCGGTCGCGAACTCGCTGGCGGCGATCGAGGCAGGAGCCCGACAGATCGAGGGCGCAATCAACGGTATCGGCGAACGCGCTGGGAACACTTCCACCGAGGAGATCATCATGGCGGTAAAAACCCGCCAGGACTATTTCAACGTTGAGATCGGTGCAAACACGACTGAAATTGTCGAAACATCGAGGATGGTTGCGCGTCTTACGGGCTACCCCGTCCAGTACAACAAGGCGGTTGTTGGTAGGAACGCATTTGCCCACGAGTCAGGGATCCATCAGCACGGAGTGCTCCGCCATCGAGAGACTTATGAAATTATGGACCCGGCGTCGGTGGGACACCGATCGGTCCTGGTGCTCGGCAAACATTCTGGGAGAGCAGCGTTTGCCGACGCCCTCAACAAGATGGACATCAGCCTTGATGACGAGGCATTTGCAAGGGCGTTCAAACGCTTCAAAGAACTCGCCGACCGCAAGGGCGAGATCAGCGAAAAAGGTCTGCGCGCCATCATCAACACACAGGCTGCAGTCCCGCGCGGCGAGATCACCCTCATAGGGATACAAGTATCGGGTGGTCACGACCAGACACCTAAAGCCTCCGTGACGGTGGCACAAGGCGGAGTCGAGGACACGTTTGCGGGCGAGGGGGACGGCATGATCAACGCCACGTTTGTGGCCCTCCAGGATGCCTTTGGTGTTGCGGCCACGCTGCTCGACTACCGCGTCAGCCCGGTCACTCCGGGTGCCGACGCGATCGCCGAGGTGAATGTCATCCTCCAGGTGGGTTCTTCGACCTTTTCGGGGCGAGGTGTGTCGACGGACGTCGTCGAAGGATCGGCACTCGCGTTTGTCGCCGCCCTCAACAAAACCCTTACCGAAGATGAGGTCGCCGAGTGA
- the leuB gene encoding 3-isopropylmalate dehydrogenase, whose protein sequence is MNKSIVLLPGDGIGPEVLAQGRNILEAVAKRFGHEFTIDERPMGGNAIDMFGDPLPQSTLDACRGADAVILGAIGGPKWDDPNAKTRPEAGLLDLRKGLGLYANLRPILPHPQLVAASPLRPDLIAGVDILFFRELTGGIYFGPSAVSSDGNTAQSDMVYHTYEIERIVRLAAQAARERSNHLTSVDKANVLEVSRLWRKVAARVMEDEYPDVEYDVVLVDAMAMHLISRPATFDVVVTGNLFGDILTDEASMLPGSLGMLPSAAIGDDGPGLYEPIHGSAPDIAGKGIANPLATILAVAMALRHSLDLLTEADAVEEAVGTVLDAGLRTPDIAVVGEPTVSTSVMGNAVSKALTSAAT, encoded by the coding sequence GTGAACAAGTCCATCGTGCTGCTGCCTGGAGACGGCATCGGACCCGAAGTTCTCGCCCAGGGGCGCAACATACTTGAGGCGGTCGCTAAGCGTTTTGGACATGAGTTCACGATCGACGAACGCCCGATGGGTGGCAACGCAATCGACATGTTTGGCGATCCGCTCCCCCAGAGTACGCTCGACGCATGCCGCGGCGCCGATGCGGTCATCCTCGGCGCAATCGGCGGTCCCAAATGGGACGATCCGAACGCCAAGACACGGCCCGAGGCGGGGCTCCTCGATCTTCGCAAGGGACTCGGCCTGTATGCGAACCTTCGTCCCATCCTGCCCCACCCGCAGCTCGTCGCCGCCTCACCGTTACGACCCGATCTCATTGCGGGTGTCGATATCTTGTTTTTCCGCGAGCTCACCGGCGGTATCTACTTCGGACCGTCAGCGGTGAGCAGCGACGGGAACACTGCCCAGTCCGACATGGTTTACCACACCTACGAGATCGAGCGTATCGTCCGTCTGGCCGCGCAGGCAGCTCGAGAACGCAGCAACCATCTCACCTCGGTCGACAAGGCAAACGTCCTCGAGGTATCGAGACTGTGGCGGAAGGTCGCTGCCCGTGTGATGGAAGACGAATATCCCGACGTCGAGTACGACGTCGTACTCGTTGACGCGATGGCCATGCACCTCATTTCGCGTCCGGCGACGTTTGACGTTGTGGTGACTGGAAACCTATTCGGCGACATCCTTACCGACGAGGCGTCAATGCTGCCCGGCTCCCTCGGAATGCTGCCGTCGGCGGCGATCGGTGACGACGGCCCCGGTCTGTACGAGCCAATACACGGTTCGGCTCCGGACATTGCCGGCAAAGGCATCGCCAACCCTCTGGCGACGATCCTTGCGGTCGCAATGGCCCTGCGTCATTCCCTCGACCTCCTCACCGAGGCTGATGCCGTCGAAGAGGCGGTTGGCACGGTGTTGGACGCCGGCCTGCGGACACCCGACATTGCGGTAGTGGGAGAGCCGACCGTGTCGACGTCCGTCATGGGGAACGCGGTCTCGAAGGCCCTTACCTCGGCTGCAACGTAA